Proteins found in one Neodiprion lecontei isolate iyNeoLeco1 chromosome 6, iyNeoLeco1.1, whole genome shotgun sequence genomic segment:
- the LOC107225292 gene encoding apoptosis-stimulating of p53 protein 1 isoform X4, which translates to MRKNLPVGGSGAVLVLSELENMAARQQREIAQQKRLLEQRETRLAVLRGAQVTTTSFNIMHRIGEPAQQDRLARLRHRLDQQQSKLNRLRLLRSQTDQSRANNATLTSDLDCIRALFNEKEKELSLAVAKVEELTRQLEELRGRHNNGTEHLPTPASAELEKLRRELMYRNKMNEQQNQVVSQQRLALVQRQAEMAAIDARIAQLQGRLQRKRALNQRLSQQLGSNQRVSVNHSNFADSKLEFISNKTRPAGNIAAIEPYSHIPNDDFSLNKNDPKYQTLPYNTKFAVNFKIDDDVNKNKIQHSASASQIGQRSFQQYGHQIAHSQSQSHVQGQSQPLKSPTILNFVHPTNNNIAKNNLSVASASVTNTASTTIVTLTSHTAATIAVAFGTNTNESTKGTTSTTMSTPTSTTTSTTTTNSNNNDTSSNSNCGNHSNSSIGNLTTTNNNNSSNINNNNNNNHNSNKNDNNNSNSNSNGNNNNNTVYSFGDQQNLRIHNQKQHGDGNSCSGTNIVSNVAQSLLHNQNYRSMTFHQKPVSSVAPSFPVKSPIYQTSSTKIHPVMPQTLSLIGHGQLPATQAYNSNGQEHNYFANQRQNFAAINQAHISQGSGISDNIYNNQSQSSSNLLTNGTSLTQCSANLQANYSGNPFAQSQNQTQIHCQQNQQLSPNTNSSNDAQNDNVIKADSVTKIDQNIVKYDNLQSQFDERRESIKPYEQPARHDQTHGKYDHMQIKYEQQQLKFDHSAKYNDNNQLLAKYEHVQSLQQFKQEQSHSIFDNAAGHMLLQNSKFDHHTAKYDHPTKFELSGNKLPDKSYEYERLKYDSDRRLTRGDDKIKPALPPKPNKPNPPPRLIHHEKVEVSSDIADGKALVVVGARVETDEDIPPIPTSEPPESPTDVQSHQIIKARPLALKKASLADQPKLRYSKSNVHVSINRRIEMPPAFLFPETEIPADLMQSDQIELPENSGIKRRPESAEKVDQLEQPNNERPTEECDIVDALNVLNADERQPLQGGGEKLASKGTGNNNNDMVDRGRTDSDQHQDCSKADVIRRKKGNLKSTTGKANVSRRVSFDPLALLLDASLEGELELVKKTAKEVANPSSANDEGITALHNAICAGHLEIVKFLVEFGCDVNAQDSDGWTPLHCAASCNNLSMVRFLVEHGACIFATTLSDHETAAEKCEEDEEGFDGCSEYLYSVQEKLGIMNNGQVYAVFDYDAQHSDELSLKNGDSLVVVRKGDDNEREWWWSKLAHREGYVPRNLLGLYARVQPAKMD; encoded by the exons ATGAGGAAAAAC TTACCAGTGGGAGGTAGCGGGGCTGTGCTGGTGCTTAGCGAACTGGAGAATATGGCGGCCAGGCAACAGAGGGAGATCGCCCAGCAGAAGCGACTCTTGGAGCAGAGGGAAACTCGCCTAGCCGTGCTCCGGGGCGCACAGGTTACAACCACGTCCTTCAATATTATGCACAGAATTGGG GAGCCAGCACAGCAGGACAGACTGGCAAGGTTGAGGCATCGTCTAGATCAACAACAGAGCAAGCTCAATCGCCTCAGGCTTCTGAGATCGCAGACTGATCAGTCAAGAGCGAACAATGCCACGCTCA CGTCCGACCTCGACTGCATCAGAGCGCTTTTcaatgagaaggaaaaagaactGTCGTTAGCGGTAGCCAAAGTGGAAGAGTTGACCCGGCAACTGGAGGAATTGAGGGGTCGACACAACAATGGGACCGAACATCTACCAACTCCCGCGAGCGCGGAACTTGAAAAACTGCGTAGAGAACTCATG TACCGTAACAAAATGAACGAACAGCAAAACCAAGTTGTGTCCCAGCAAAGGTTGGCTTTGGTTCAACGCCAGGCGGAAATGGCAGCCATAGATGCAAGGATAGCACAACTCCAGGGCCGGCTCCAGCGTAAAAGAGCACTGAACCAACGATTGAGTCAACAATTAGGATCAAATCAACGCGTCAGTGTGAATCACTCAAACTTTGCCGATTCAAAACTTGAGTTTATTAGCAACAAAACGAGGCCGGCAGGTAACATTGCTGCCATAGAGCCATACTCGCACATAcctaatgatgatttttcattgaacAAGAATGATCCGAAGTACCAAACATTGCCGTATAATACAAAGTTTGCCGTCAACTTCAAAATTGACGATGACgttaataaaaacaaaatacaacaCAGCGCGAGCGCATCGCAGATAGGCCAAAGGTCGTTTCAGCAATACGGACATCAGATTGCCCACAGTCAATCGCAATCCCACGTCCAAGGCCAATCCCAGCCGCTGAAGTCACCGACGATCCTCAACTTTGTGCATCCAACGAACAATAACATAGCCAAAAACAACTTGAGCGTCGCCAGCGCGAGCGTTACCAACACCGCATCAACCACTATCGTCACTCTTACCTCTCATACTGCTGCAACTATCGCGGTCGCTTTTGGCACTAACACTAACGAAAGTACGAAAGGTACTACCTCCACCACCATGAGCACCCCCACTAGTACCACCACCAGCACCACCACTACCAACAGCAACAATAACGACACAAGCAGCAACAGTAACTGCGGTAATCATAGCAATAGCAGCATCGGCAACCTTACTAccacaaataataataacagcagcaacatcaacaacaataacaacaataaccaCAACAGCAACAAAAACGACAATAACAACAGTAACAGCAACAGCAAtggcaacaacaacaacaacaccgTCTACAGTTTTGGTGATCAACAAAACTTGAGGATTCATAATCAAAAACAACACGGTGATGGCAACTCCTGCTCCGGTACAAATATTGTCAGCAACGTCGCACAATCTCTTTTGCACAATCAGAACTACAGATCTATGACGTTTCATCAGAAGCCCGTATCTAGCGTGGCACCCAGTTTTCCGGTAAAATCGCCTATTTATCAGACATCTTCGACAAAGATTCATCCCGTAATGCCACAGACATTGAGCTTGATAGGCCACGGACAATTACCAGCCACGCAAGCTTACAACTCAAATGGCCAAGAGCACAACTATTTCGCGAACCAAAGACAAAACTTCGCAGCCATCAATCAAGCGCATATATCTCAAGGTAGTGGAATCAGCGataacatatataataatcaatCACAAAGTTCATCAAATCTTTTGACGAACGGAACAAGTCTTACACAATGCTCGGCGAATTTACAAGCCAACTACTCCGGAAATCCCTTCGCTCAAAGTCAGAATCAAACTCAAATTCACTGTCAGCAGAACCAGCAATTATCGCCAAACACGAATTCTAGTAATGATGCGCAAAACGACAACGTGATCAAGGCAGATTCCGTAACGAAGATTGACCAAAATATAGTCAAGTACGATAATTTACAATCCCAGTTTGACGAGCGGCGAGAATCGATAAAACCTTACGAACAACCGGCAAGGCATGATCAAACCCATGGTAAATACGACCATatgcaaataaaatatgaGCAGCAACAATTAAAATTTGATCACTCCGCAAAGTATAATGACAACAATCAACTCTTGGCCAAGTATGAACATGTACAATCATTGCAACAATTCAAACAGGAACAAAGTCATTCAATATTTGATAACGCAGCTGGACATATGTTGCTTCAGAACTCAAAGTTCGACCACCACACGGCAAAGTATGACCACCCTACCAAATTCGAACTTTCCGGAAATAAATTACCGGATAAATCATACGAGTACGAACGACTGAAGTATGACTCTGACCGGAGGCTCACAAGGGGGGATGATAAGATCAAGCCTGCTCTACCACCGAAACCTAACAAACCCAACCCTCCGCCCAGATTGATTCACCACGAGAAAGTCGAAGTCAGTTCCGATATCGCCGATGGAAAGGCCTTGGTTGTCGTTGGGGCGAG GGTGGAAACAGACGAAGACATTCCTCCAATCCCAACCTCGGAACCCCCGGAATCACCTACGGACGTCCAGAGTCATCAAATAATCAAGGCGCGACCGTTGGCGCTGAAGAAGGCTTCCCTCGCCGACCAACCCAAGCTCAGATACTCAAAGTCAAATGTACACGTATCTATAAACAGACGTATTGAGATGCCCCCCGCATTCCTTTTTCCTGAAACGGAAATACCTGCGGATCTCATGCAAAGTGATCAGATTGAATTGCCGGAAAACAGTGGGATTAAACGAAGACCCGAGTCCGCGGAAAAAGTGGATCAATTAGAACAGCCGAACAATGAGCGACCGACGGAGGAATGTGACATCGTCGATGCGTTGAACGTCCTGAATGCCGACGAGAGACAACCGTTGCAAGGCGGTGGCGAGAAACTCGCGTCCAAGGGTACCggtaacaacaacaacgacatgGTCGATCGCGGCAGGACGGACAGTGACCAACATCAAGACTGCTCCAAAGCTGACGTGATAAGGAGGAAAAAGGGTAATCTCAAATCTACGACGGGAAAAGCTAACGTCTCACGCAGGGTATCGTTTGATCCTCTTGCCTTGTTATTGGATGCCAGTCTCGAGGGTGAATTGGAATTAGTGAAGAAGACAGCGAAGGAGGTCGCAAACCCGAGCTCCGCAAATGACGAGGGTATAACCGCTCTCCACAATGCAATATGCGCGGGACATTTGGAGATCGTCAAGTTTCTCGTAGAGTTCGGCTGCGACGTAAACGCGCAAGATAGCGATGGATG GACACCGCTGCATTGCGCAGCCAGCTGCAATAATCTGTCGATGGTAAGATTTCTGGTTGAGCACGGAGCATGCATATTTGCTACGACGCTCTCTGACCACGAGACCGCTGCCGAAAAGTGTGAGGAAGATGAAGAGGGTTTTGACGGCTGCTCTGAATACTTATACA GCGTGCAAGAGAAACTGGGCATAATGAACAACGGACAGGTGTATGCGGTATTCGATTATGATGCGCAGCACAGCGACGAGCTTTCCTTGAAAAATGGCGACTCCCTGGTTGTGGTCAGGAAAGGTGACGACAACGAGCGAGAATGGTGGTGGAGCAAGCTCGCGCACCGCGAGGGATACGTGCCACGAAATTTACTCGGG CTCTACGCACGAGTCCAACCGGCGAAGATGGACTAG
- the LOC107225292 gene encoding apoptosis-stimulating of p53 protein 1 isoform X2 — protein MKEGSGNVTEVLPVGGSGAVLVLSELENMAARQQREIAQQKRLLEQRETRLAVLRGAQVTTTSFNIMHRIGEPAQQDRLARLRHRLDQQQSKLNRLRLLRSQTDQSRANNATLTSDLDCIRALFNEKEKELSLAVAKVEELTRQLEELRGRHNNGTEHLPTPASAELEKLRRELMYRNKMNEQQNQVVSQQRLALVQRQAEMAAIDARIAQLQGRLQRKRALNQRLSQQLGSNQRVSVNHSNFADSKLEFISNKTRPAGNIAAIEPYSHIPNDDFSLNKNDPKYQTLPYNTKFAVNFKIDDDVNKNKIQHSASASQIGQRSFQQYGHQIAHSQSQSHVQGQSQPLKSPTILNFVHPTNNNIAKNNLSVASASVTNTASTTIVTLTSHTAATIAVAFGTNTNESTKGTTSTTMSTPTSTTTSTTTTNSNNNDTSSNSNCGNHSNSSIGNLTTTNNNNSSNINNNNNNNHNSNKNDNNNSNSNSNGNNNNNTVYSFGDQQNLRIHNQKQHGDGNSCSGTNIVSNVAQSLLHNQNYRSMTFHQKPVSSVAPSFPVKSPIYQTSSTKIHPVMPQTLSLIGHGQLPATQAYNSNGQEHNYFANQRQNFAAINQAHISQGSGISDNIYNNQSQSSSNLLTNGTSLTQCSANLQANYSGNPFAQSQNQTQIHCQQNQQLSPNTNSSNDAQNDNVIKADSVTKIDQNIVKYDNLQSQFDERRESIKPYEQPARHDQTHGKYDHMQIKYEQQQLKFDHSAKYNDNNQLLAKYEHVQSLQQFKQEQSHSIFDNAAGHMLLQNSKFDHHTAKYDHPTKFELSGNKLPDKSYEYERLKYDSDRRLTRGDDKIKPALPPKPNKPNPPPRLIHHEKVEVSSDIADGKALVVVGARVETDEDIPPIPTSEPPESPTDVQSHQIIKARPLALKKASLADQPKLRYSKSNVHVSINRRIEMPPAFLFPETEIPADLMQSDQIELPENSGIKRRPESAEKVDQLEQPNNERPTEECDIVDALNVLNADERQPLQGGGEKLASKGTGNNNNDMVDRGRTDSDQHQDCSKADVIRRKKGNLKSTTGKANVSRRVSFDPLALLLDASLEGELELVKKTAKEVANPSSANDEGITALHNAICAGHLEIVKFLVEFGCDVNAQDSDGWTPLHCAASCNNLSMVRFLVEHGACIFATTLSDHETAAEKCEEDEEGFDGCSEYLYSVQEKLGIMNNGQVYAVFDYDAQHSDELSLKNGDSLVVVRKGDDNEREWWWSKLAHREGYVPRNLLGLYARVQPAKMD, from the exons TTACCAGTGGGAGGTAGCGGGGCTGTGCTGGTGCTTAGCGAACTGGAGAATATGGCGGCCAGGCAACAGAGGGAGATCGCCCAGCAGAAGCGACTCTTGGAGCAGAGGGAAACTCGCCTAGCCGTGCTCCGGGGCGCACAGGTTACAACCACGTCCTTCAATATTATGCACAGAATTGGG GAGCCAGCACAGCAGGACAGACTGGCAAGGTTGAGGCATCGTCTAGATCAACAACAGAGCAAGCTCAATCGCCTCAGGCTTCTGAGATCGCAGACTGATCAGTCAAGAGCGAACAATGCCACGCTCA CGTCCGACCTCGACTGCATCAGAGCGCTTTTcaatgagaaggaaaaagaactGTCGTTAGCGGTAGCCAAAGTGGAAGAGTTGACCCGGCAACTGGAGGAATTGAGGGGTCGACACAACAATGGGACCGAACATCTACCAACTCCCGCGAGCGCGGAACTTGAAAAACTGCGTAGAGAACTCATG TACCGTAACAAAATGAACGAACAGCAAAACCAAGTTGTGTCCCAGCAAAGGTTGGCTTTGGTTCAACGCCAGGCGGAAATGGCAGCCATAGATGCAAGGATAGCACAACTCCAGGGCCGGCTCCAGCGTAAAAGAGCACTGAACCAACGATTGAGTCAACAATTAGGATCAAATCAACGCGTCAGTGTGAATCACTCAAACTTTGCCGATTCAAAACTTGAGTTTATTAGCAACAAAACGAGGCCGGCAGGTAACATTGCTGCCATAGAGCCATACTCGCACATAcctaatgatgatttttcattgaacAAGAATGATCCGAAGTACCAAACATTGCCGTATAATACAAAGTTTGCCGTCAACTTCAAAATTGACGATGACgttaataaaaacaaaatacaacaCAGCGCGAGCGCATCGCAGATAGGCCAAAGGTCGTTTCAGCAATACGGACATCAGATTGCCCACAGTCAATCGCAATCCCACGTCCAAGGCCAATCCCAGCCGCTGAAGTCACCGACGATCCTCAACTTTGTGCATCCAACGAACAATAACATAGCCAAAAACAACTTGAGCGTCGCCAGCGCGAGCGTTACCAACACCGCATCAACCACTATCGTCACTCTTACCTCTCATACTGCTGCAACTATCGCGGTCGCTTTTGGCACTAACACTAACGAAAGTACGAAAGGTACTACCTCCACCACCATGAGCACCCCCACTAGTACCACCACCAGCACCACCACTACCAACAGCAACAATAACGACACAAGCAGCAACAGTAACTGCGGTAATCATAGCAATAGCAGCATCGGCAACCTTACTAccacaaataataataacagcagcaacatcaacaacaataacaacaataaccaCAACAGCAACAAAAACGACAATAACAACAGTAACAGCAACAGCAAtggcaacaacaacaacaacaccgTCTACAGTTTTGGTGATCAACAAAACTTGAGGATTCATAATCAAAAACAACACGGTGATGGCAACTCCTGCTCCGGTACAAATATTGTCAGCAACGTCGCACAATCTCTTTTGCACAATCAGAACTACAGATCTATGACGTTTCATCAGAAGCCCGTATCTAGCGTGGCACCCAGTTTTCCGGTAAAATCGCCTATTTATCAGACATCTTCGACAAAGATTCATCCCGTAATGCCACAGACATTGAGCTTGATAGGCCACGGACAATTACCAGCCACGCAAGCTTACAACTCAAATGGCCAAGAGCACAACTATTTCGCGAACCAAAGACAAAACTTCGCAGCCATCAATCAAGCGCATATATCTCAAGGTAGTGGAATCAGCGataacatatataataatcaatCACAAAGTTCATCAAATCTTTTGACGAACGGAACAAGTCTTACACAATGCTCGGCGAATTTACAAGCCAACTACTCCGGAAATCCCTTCGCTCAAAGTCAGAATCAAACTCAAATTCACTGTCAGCAGAACCAGCAATTATCGCCAAACACGAATTCTAGTAATGATGCGCAAAACGACAACGTGATCAAGGCAGATTCCGTAACGAAGATTGACCAAAATATAGTCAAGTACGATAATTTACAATCCCAGTTTGACGAGCGGCGAGAATCGATAAAACCTTACGAACAACCGGCAAGGCATGATCAAACCCATGGTAAATACGACCATatgcaaataaaatatgaGCAGCAACAATTAAAATTTGATCACTCCGCAAAGTATAATGACAACAATCAACTCTTGGCCAAGTATGAACATGTACAATCATTGCAACAATTCAAACAGGAACAAAGTCATTCAATATTTGATAACGCAGCTGGACATATGTTGCTTCAGAACTCAAAGTTCGACCACCACACGGCAAAGTATGACCACCCTACCAAATTCGAACTTTCCGGAAATAAATTACCGGATAAATCATACGAGTACGAACGACTGAAGTATGACTCTGACCGGAGGCTCACAAGGGGGGATGATAAGATCAAGCCTGCTCTACCACCGAAACCTAACAAACCCAACCCTCCGCCCAGATTGATTCACCACGAGAAAGTCGAAGTCAGTTCCGATATCGCCGATGGAAAGGCCTTGGTTGTCGTTGGGGCGAG GGTGGAAACAGACGAAGACATTCCTCCAATCCCAACCTCGGAACCCCCGGAATCACCTACGGACGTCCAGAGTCATCAAATAATCAAGGCGCGACCGTTGGCGCTGAAGAAGGCTTCCCTCGCCGACCAACCCAAGCTCAGATACTCAAAGTCAAATGTACACGTATCTATAAACAGACGTATTGAGATGCCCCCCGCATTCCTTTTTCCTGAAACGGAAATACCTGCGGATCTCATGCAAAGTGATCAGATTGAATTGCCGGAAAACAGTGGGATTAAACGAAGACCCGAGTCCGCGGAAAAAGTGGATCAATTAGAACAGCCGAACAATGAGCGACCGACGGAGGAATGTGACATCGTCGATGCGTTGAACGTCCTGAATGCCGACGAGAGACAACCGTTGCAAGGCGGTGGCGAGAAACTCGCGTCCAAGGGTACCggtaacaacaacaacgacatgGTCGATCGCGGCAGGACGGACAGTGACCAACATCAAGACTGCTCCAAAGCTGACGTGATAAGGAGGAAAAAGGGTAATCTCAAATCTACGACGGGAAAAGCTAACGTCTCACGCAGGGTATCGTTTGATCCTCTTGCCTTGTTATTGGATGCCAGTCTCGAGGGTGAATTGGAATTAGTGAAGAAGACAGCGAAGGAGGTCGCAAACCCGAGCTCCGCAAATGACGAGGGTATAACCGCTCTCCACAATGCAATATGCGCGGGACATTTGGAGATCGTCAAGTTTCTCGTAGAGTTCGGCTGCGACGTAAACGCGCAAGATAGCGATGGATG GACACCGCTGCATTGCGCAGCCAGCTGCAATAATCTGTCGATGGTAAGATTTCTGGTTGAGCACGGAGCATGCATATTTGCTACGACGCTCTCTGACCACGAGACCGCTGCCGAAAAGTGTGAGGAAGATGAAGAGGGTTTTGACGGCTGCTCTGAATACTTATACA GCGTGCAAGAGAAACTGGGCATAATGAACAACGGACAGGTGTATGCGGTATTCGATTATGATGCGCAGCACAGCGACGAGCTTTCCTTGAAAAATGGCGACTCCCTGGTTGTGGTCAGGAAAGGTGACGACAACGAGCGAGAATGGTGGTGGAGCAAGCTCGCGCACCGCGAGGGATACGTGCCACGAAATTTACTCGGG CTCTACGCACGAGTCCAACCGGCGAAGATGGACTAG